The following are from one region of the Methanospirillum hungatei genome:
- a CDS encoding ABC transporter ATP-binding protein, giving the protein MKRSNYKRLFKLFYGYRRWFLLSIILNIFFAAGALAIPALSAALIDYGILKGNFGHVLDIGFLMLIAAVIAGICQIANAAIAVWASEYCTHVLRKKTFEKIQTLSFGNIDRFRSSDLLVRLTTDIMNVKTAVMQTIMNLMQAPLLLIGAIIILHFTAQSLMWIIVSLLIIFTISLIIYFVIVEPAFSRKQKKIDGVNKALRETLTGIRVVKAFVRQQYEIDKYQGAINELKIAALRPQHVMAYLMPTVIAISFLGFGAVYYFGGVNVLSGEGLLIGNVTSAVQYILILMMPLMIIAIVLPFITQANASLTRIFEIMDAIPEISDPINPIQVNPDTVKGRVIFEHVDFAYRNENGEPEGEVLKDINLIAEPGETIGFLGSTGCGKSSLISLIPRFYDVTRGKVTIDGVDVRDMKQSTLRSIIGICLQEPVLFSGNIRDAITFGRSDMTDDEMIVASKAADVDGFVKNIPETYDGKVARRGANFSGGQRQRLSIARALATKPRILILDDSTSACDVATEARIQDAITDMMKNVTKFIVAQRISSVITADRIVLMEHGRIVASGTHTELLAENALYQEIYESQLGSGLHPGGAS; this is encoded by the coding sequence ATGAAGAGGTCTAATTATAAGCGATTATTTAAATTATTTTATGGATATCGGCGCTGGTTTCTTCTTTCAATTATCCTCAATATATTTTTTGCTGCTGGAGCACTAGCGATACCGGCATTAAGTGCTGCATTAATTGATTACGGAATTCTTAAAGGTAATTTTGGGCATGTTCTGGATATCGGATTTCTCATGCTTATTGCAGCAGTCATTGCAGGAATCTGCCAGATTGCAAATGCAGCAATTGCAGTCTGGGCCTCTGAATACTGTACCCATGTTCTTCGAAAAAAAACGTTTGAAAAAATCCAGACACTCTCTTTCGGAAATATTGACCGATTCAGATCCAGTGATCTTTTAGTCAGGCTGACAACTGACATCATGAATGTCAAAACCGCTGTTATGCAGACAATCATGAACCTGATGCAGGCACCACTTCTTCTTATTGGTGCGATTATTATTCTCCATTTTACTGCTCAAAGTCTCATGTGGATTATTGTATCACTTCTGATAATTTTCACCATAAGCCTCATCATTTATTTTGTCATTGTTGAACCAGCCTTTAGTCGGAAACAAAAGAAAATTGACGGAGTAAATAAGGCACTTCGAGAAACTCTGACTGGAATCAGGGTAGTCAAGGCGTTTGTAAGACAGCAATATGAAATCGATAAGTATCAGGGTGCTATAAACGAATTAAAAATCGCTGCTCTTCGCCCACAACATGTTATGGCATACCTCATGCCCACCGTTATCGCAATTTCATTTCTAGGTTTTGGGGCGGTGTATTATTTCGGTGGGGTGAATGTCCTGTCTGGAGAAGGGCTGCTCATTGGGAATGTAACATCAGCAGTTCAGTACATCCTCATCCTGATGATGCCGCTTATGATCATTGCAATTGTACTCCCATTCATAACCCAGGCAAATGCCTCGCTAACCCGGATATTTGAGATTATGGATGCAATACCGGAAATATCTGATCCAATCAACCCAATCCAGGTAAATCCGGACACGGTGAAAGGAAGAGTCATATTTGAACACGTGGATTTTGCATACCGGAATGAAAATGGAGAACCAGAAGGCGAAGTCCTCAAAGACATAAATCTTATTGCAGAACCTGGAGAAACTATCGGATTTCTTGGATCCACAGGGTGCGGAAAATCCTCTCTAATCTCACTCATTCCCCGGTTTTACGATGTAACAAGAGGAAAAGTGACCATAGACGGTGTGGATGTCAGGGACATGAAACAAAGTACACTCCGTTCAATCATCGGAATCTGTCTGCAGGAACCAGTACTCTTTTCCGGTAATATTCGGGATGCCATAACATTCGGAAGGTCTGACATGACCGATGATGAGATGATTGTTGCATCCAAAGCTGCAGATGTTGACGGATTTGTTAAGAACATCCCTGAAACATATGATGGAAAAGTTGCCAGAAGAGGGGCCAACTTCTCCGGAGGACAACGGCAAAGACTTTCAATCGCACGAGCTCTTGCAACAAAGCCCAGGATCCTCATTCTGGATGATAGTACCAGTGCCTGTGATGTAGCCACTGAAGCACGAATTCAGGATGCCATCACAGATATGATGAAAAACGTCACGAAATTCATTGTTGCACAACGGATAAGTTCTGTTATCACTGCAGATAGGATTGTTCTGATGGAACACGGGAGAATTGTTGCAAGTGGAACCCATACAGAACTGCTTGCAGAAAATGCTCTTTACCAGGAGATCTATGAATCACAACTTGGCAGTGGTCTTCATCCAGGAGGAGCATCATGA
- a CDS encoding DUF120 domain-containing protein, with protein MVTPEDLECLKRIALMGGLNTPVFLKTISLGSELGFSPQTASRRLRSLEQQQFISRVLGTDGQQVTITHDGEDALRQEYCDYYRLFGRQEKTLMLGGTVQSGLGEGAYYMSLRPYADQFQDLLGFTPFPGTLNIRLLPGAARQRKRLSSADWKVVQGFESEGRTFGDVRCLPCFISEVPCGIIIPGRTHYPEELIEVVAPEGLRKKFSLKDGDEIAIEVTL; from the coding sequence ATGGTTACCCCGGAGGATCTGGAATGTCTCAAACGGATTGCTCTTATGGGCGGTCTGAATACTCCGGTTTTTTTAAAAACGATTAGTCTTGGTTCAGAACTGGGATTTAGTCCTCAGACGGCATCGAGAAGGTTGCGCTCGCTTGAACAGCAACAGTTTATCAGCCGGGTGCTTGGGACCGACGGACAACAGGTGACCATCACCCATGACGGGGAGGATGCTCTCAGGCAAGAATATTGTGACTATTACCGGTTATTCGGACGCCAGGAAAAAACCCTGATGCTTGGTGGTACAGTTCAGTCAGGACTTGGTGAAGGTGCCTACTATATGAGTCTTCGTCCATATGCCGATCAGTTTCAGGATCTGCTTGGATTTACACCATTTCCCGGAACACTGAATATCCGACTTCTCCCAGGTGCAGCCCGGCAGAGAAAGCGTCTTTCAAGTGCAGACTGGAAGGTTGTACAGGGATTTGAATCTGAAGGCCGGACCTTTGGTGATGTACGGTGTCTGCCTTGTTTTATCAGCGAGGTTCCCTGTGGAATCATCATTCCTGGCCGGACTCATTATCCTGAAGAACTTATCGAAGTTGTCGCTCCTGAAGGACTTCGAAAAAAGTTTTCTCTCAAAGATGGCGATGAAATAGCAATAGAGGTGACATTATGA
- the ribB gene encoding 3,4-dihydroxy-2-butanone-4-phosphate synthase, producing MTKDAFTALRQGEMVLLYDFDDRERETDLAMRSDMMNPRHICQMRNEAGGLICTAIPYLAAQKLGLPFAREVLRNCAMVEKLGDIPYDPSNNSSFSLWVNHRDTFTGITDRDRTKTVNAISEIVQNVLNGKQVSFKEQFRTPGHMPILIAAENLLSQRHGQTELSVAMAEMAGIPQTITICEMLDDESGNALSKEDAIRYAKQHDLAFIEGSEVLDQWEHVTYPARDCAGQALATNRI from the coding sequence ATGACAAAAGACGCATTTACCGCACTGAGGCAGGGTGAGATGGTCCTGCTGTATGATTTTGATGACCGTGAACGTGAAACAGACCTTGCAATGCGTTCAGATATGATGAATCCCCGGCACATTTGTCAGATGAGAAATGAAGCAGGTGGACTTATCTGTACAGCAATTCCTTATCTTGCAGCTCAAAAGTTGGGTCTTCCTTTTGCACGGGAAGTGTTACGAAATTGTGCCATGGTTGAAAAACTTGGAGATATCCCATATGATCCATCCAACAACTCTTCTTTCTCACTCTGGGTCAATCACCGTGATACATTTACTGGCATTACTGACCGTGACCGGACAAAAACAGTCAACGCCATATCTGAAATAGTTCAGAATGTTCTAAATGGAAAGCAGGTTTCTTTTAAAGAACAATTTAGGACTCCCGGACATATGCCAATTCTGATTGCAGCAGAAAATTTGCTTTCCCAGAGGCATGGGCAGACCGAATTGTCAGTTGCTATGGCTGAAATGGCAGGTATACCTCAGACAATCACGATATGTGAGATGCTTGATGATGAGTCCGGGAATGCCTTATCCAAAGAAGATGCAATTCGTTATGCAAAGCAACATGATCTTGCATTTATTGAAGGATCAGAAGTACTTGATCAGTGGGAACATGTGACCTACCCTGCAAGAGATTGTGCAGGTCAGGCACTTGCAACCAACCGAATTTAA
- a CDS encoding YkgJ family cysteine cluster protein, producing MERTCNRCGTCCSYMADVFGIMEQTGPFDYRIQYLITGVQQIVTIDPDKKEIFSSNTIHDKRPLACPFLRLDTEGLAMCTVHETRPDLCRMYFCGR from the coding sequence ATGGAAAGAACCTGTAATAGATGTGGGACCTGTTGTAGTTACATGGCCGATGTATTTGGTATCATGGAACAGACCGGCCCATTTGATTACCGGATACAATATCTGATAACAGGAGTTCAGCAGATTGTAACGATCGACCCGGACAAAAAAGAAATATTCTCGAGTAACACCATCCACGACAAACGCCCGCTTGCATGCCCGTTTCTCAGGTTAGATACAGAAGGACTGGCAATGTGCACCGTACATGAAACCAGGCCGGACCTCTGTCGGATGTACTTTTGTGGACGATAA
- a CDS encoding PAS domain S-box protein → MISVLYVDDEPDLLDITKLFLERTGEFTVYTALSVNEGFQILNSHPIDAIISDYQMPEKDGIEFLKSFRSLQDKRPFILFTGRGREEIVIEAINSGADFYLQKGGDVKAQFAELALKVRQGVSRYQAEELLRRNHEELQATNQELAASEEELKANFEELSTSREALWESEHRLSDIINFLPDATFAIDAQGTILIWNKAIEEMTGFKSHDMIGKTNYEYAIPFYGERIPILIDYILSGLPHVEHRYFHIQSDGLRISAETNYPKHQGVPMTAWCIASPLFNEKSEIIGAIESIRDITVQKENEEKLKKSEELYRSVIENIQDGYYRSDAEGNLILASPSFIRLFGYDSLDEVIHQSIADTFYHEPSHRKIFLKKMENIGYLENEEIMVRKKDGTPFLVGVSSHFYYDQNGKIAGVEGIFRNISTQKQAEKELKEKEEHLEAIIQNSPFGIFTYQLLDDNRLVLTGHNKAADIILGIKSDSYLGKTIEDAFPHLLKSDLPNIYKKVAQTGEVITKTEMEYSPDGKLHRIFEVIVFQISKNRIAAFFHDITGTYTHDTH, encoded by the coding sequence ATGATATCAGTTCTGTACGTTGATGATGAACCTGACCTCCTCGATATTACCAAACTCTTTCTCGAAAGGACTGGGGAATTTACTGTATATACCGCACTTTCTGTAAACGAAGGTTTTCAGATCCTCAATTCTCATCCAATCGATGCAATAATATCAGATTATCAGATGCCGGAAAAAGATGGTATAGAATTTTTAAAATCGTTTAGATCTCTTCAGGATAAACGCCCGTTTATTCTTTTTACCGGACGAGGAAGGGAAGAGATTGTAATTGAAGCCATTAATAGTGGTGCAGACTTCTATCTGCAAAAAGGAGGAGATGTAAAAGCTCAGTTTGCAGAACTTGCCCTCAAAGTAAGACAAGGCGTTTCACGATATCAGGCAGAAGAACTTCTCAGAAGAAATCATGAAGAGTTACAGGCCACAAACCAGGAACTCGCTGCATCTGAAGAGGAACTAAAAGCAAATTTTGAAGAGTTGTCAACCAGCAGAGAAGCACTGTGGGAGAGTGAACACAGACTCTCTGATATCATCAATTTCCTTCCTGATGCAACCTTTGCCATTGATGCACAGGGAACAATTCTCATCTGGAACAAGGCCATTGAAGAAATGACCGGATTTAAATCTCATGATATGATAGGAAAAACTAATTATGAATATGCCATTCCTTTTTACGGAGAGCGAATTCCAATCCTGATAGACTACATACTATCTGGTCTTCCACATGTAGAGCATCGGTATTTTCATATACAGTCCGATGGCCTTCGAATATCTGCAGAAACTAACTATCCAAAGCATCAGGGTGTTCCTATGACTGCCTGGTGTATTGCTTCACCCCTATTTAATGAGAAAAGTGAAATTATCGGTGCAATTGAGTCGATACGGGATATCACAGTTCAGAAAGAGAACGAAGAAAAATTGAAAAAAAGTGAGGAATTATACCGCAGTGTCATAGAAAATATCCAGGATGGATATTATCGCAGTGATGCTGAGGGCAATCTCATCCTTGCAAGTCCTAGTTTTATTCGTCTTTTTGGATATGATTCCCTTGATGAGGTGATTCATCAATCAATAGCTGACACATTTTACCATGAACCATCGCATAGAAAAATATTTCTTAAAAAAATGGAGAATATTGGATATCTCGAGAACGAAGAGATAATGGTAAGAAAAAAAGATGGAACACCATTTTTGGTTGGTGTTTCTAGCCATTTTTACTATGACCAGAATGGGAAAATTGCAGGTGTTGAAGGGATTTTTCGGAATATCTCAACTCAGAAGCAGGCTGAAAAAGAATTAAAAGAAAAAGAAGAACATCTTGAAGCAATAATCCAGAACTCACCTTTTGGTATTTTTACCTATCAGCTTCTAGATGATAATCGGTTAGTGTTGACCGGGCATAACAAGGCAGCGGATATCATTCTTGGTATTAAGAGTGATTCTTATTTAGGAAAAACAATTGAAGATGCATTTCCACACCTTCTGAAGTCTGATCTACCCAATATTTATAAAAAAGTTGCACAAACCGGCGAAGTGATTACAAAAACCGAAATGGAATATTCACCAGATGGTAAATTACATAGGATTTTTGAAGTTATTGTCTTCCAAATTTCGAAAAATCGGATTGCTGCATTTTTTCATGATATTACAGGCACCTATACACATGATACTCATTGA
- a CDS encoding ABC transporter ATP-binding protein, which produces MIRTNKSDPMTNAGDLKAMKENIKRLFSYMATYRYRLSCAIILMIGFSIAMGILPTLMGTATDIITGKGSLEQLQYVLIFFILDAAALWVCGHFSQRLLSDISQDALYTLRNDLFTHMQTLSLGFFDRQPIGELMSRLSNDTDVIDQFFSNGIQQVLQSVTTVIILTIIMIIIDPFLTLLVYLAVIGLLWISTTIARISGPAFDNMQEELGELNGYAEERLAGQKITIAYQQEESTAKGFLSVSEHVARIGAKAEFVALSSVPATTIMANLQMILLLVVGGAMIIDGDIQLGELVAFLGLSSSISTPLSQIFSEYALIMNAIAGASRVFRILDERPAVADGENAIPMPTISGDVIFDHVDFAYVPGRTVLKDNTFHANPGQIFGLCGPTGAGKSTIINILTRYYDIMSGSIQVDNVRIDSVKQDSLRAQIAQVLQEPFLFSGTIMDNLRYAREDATDEECVDAAKQAGAYEFIMAQPEGFDTFLMDGGANLSQGQRQMLTIARAMVAHPRLLILDEATSNVDTRTEKLIQNGLLHLQEGKTSFIIAHRLSTIRHADCILVINEGEIVERGTHNELIRKKGFYFNLYMSQFRGKLSAVTGVS; this is translated from the coding sequence ATGATCAGAACGAATAAGTCAGATCCCATGACAAATGCAGGTGATCTGAAAGCCATGAAGGAAAATATCAAACGTTTGTTCTCTTACATGGCAACGTACCGGTACCGGCTTTCCTGTGCAATAATCCTCATGATTGGATTCTCGATTGCTATGGGAATCCTTCCAACCCTAATGGGAACCGCTACAGATATCATTACCGGGAAAGGAAGTCTGGAACAATTGCAATATGTTCTGATATTTTTCATTCTGGATGCAGCAGCATTATGGGTATGTGGTCATTTTTCTCAGCGACTTCTCTCAGATATTTCCCAGGATGCCCTCTATACCTTAAGAAACGATCTCTTTACCCATATGCAGACTTTATCACTTGGATTCTTTGATCGCCAGCCAATTGGAGAATTGATGAGCAGGCTCTCAAACGACACTGATGTGATTGATCAATTCTTCTCGAATGGTATCCAGCAGGTTCTTCAATCGGTGACAACCGTCATCATTCTGACAATAATTATGATCATTATTGATCCATTCCTGACCCTTTTAGTATACCTGGCTGTAATTGGGCTACTCTGGATCTCCACCACTATAGCAAGAATATCCGGACCAGCATTTGATAACATGCAGGAAGAGCTGGGTGAACTGAATGGGTATGCAGAAGAACGACTTGCAGGACAAAAAATCACTATTGCTTACCAACAGGAAGAATCAACAGCAAAAGGATTTTTATCCGTATCCGAACATGTCGCAAGAATCGGGGCAAAGGCAGAATTTGTTGCTCTCTCATCTGTTCCTGCCACGACCATCATGGCAAATCTTCAGATGATCCTGCTCTTGGTAGTCGGAGGAGCCATGATCATTGATGGAGACATTCAGCTTGGAGAACTGGTTGCATTTCTCGGTCTTTCATCAAGCATTTCAACACCCCTGTCCCAGATATTCTCTGAATATGCTTTGATAATGAATGCAATTGCTGGAGCATCCCGGGTTTTTCGTATACTTGATGAAAGACCAGCCGTTGCAGATGGAGAAAACGCAATACCTATGCCAACGATATCAGGTGATGTAATTTTTGACCATGTTGATTTTGCATATGTTCCCGGGAGAACTGTGCTCAAAGACAATACATTTCATGCAAATCCGGGACAGATATTTGGATTATGTGGGCCGACTGGTGCTGGAAAAAGTACAATAATCAATATTCTTACCAGGTATTATGACATCATGTCTGGATCAATTCAGGTTGATAATGTCAGGATAGATTCTGTTAAACAGGATAGTCTGCGGGCACAGATCGCTCAGGTGTTGCAGGAACCATTTTTATTTTCCGGAACAATCATGGACAACCTTCGGTATGCACGTGAAGATGCAACAGATGAGGAATGTGTTGATGCTGCAAAACAGGCAGGTGCCTATGAATTTATTATGGCACAACCAGAGGGATTTGATACATTTCTCATGGATGGCGGTGCCAATCTATCCCAGGGACAAAGGCAGATGCTTACAATTGCACGGGCGATGGTGGCACATCCAAGACTTCTCATCCTGGATGAAGCGACCAGTAATGTGGATACGAGGACTGAAAAACTTATTCAAAATGGCCTTTTGCATCTACAGGAGGGGAAGACATCATTCATTATTGCACACAGGCTCTCAACCATCAGGCATGCAGATTGTATTCTCGTCATCAACGAGGGTGAAATTGTAGAGAGAGGGACTCATAACGAACTAATCAGGAAAAAAGGATTCTACTTTAACCTATATATGAGTCAGTTCAGGGGAAAACTTAGTGCAGTTACTGGAGTATCATAA
- a CDS encoding DUF2115 domain-containing protein, with amino-acid sequence MTGFLSSNKRTPTGNKSISTVCTELAEIQVRGELGHAIADIVLTYSPKDLQKMKVNFSNKVDSLSPDYKNELEKSIAIYLDGTYQTIRLMNQQGSFATLQGPVFKQAPEYWMMVADNCSDSDNPTTRLRILKFLLSGFCMFVQEIPGHPVGMPFPGGDKVEIIDGVYYCPVRTKTHDVDAALCPFCPAEQTPEIGYLKPPIKGSKHRKQEYIKNIYDYHHFNG; translated from the coding sequence ATGACTGGTTTTTTGTCATCAAATAAAAGAACACCTACGGGGAATAAGAGTATCTCTACTGTTTGTACAGAACTTGCAGAAATCCAGGTACGAGGAGAATTAGGACACGCTATCGCGGACATTGTTCTTACTTATTCACCAAAAGATCTGCAGAAGATGAAAGTGAACTTCTCAAATAAGGTTGATTCTCTTTCTCCAGATTATAAAAATGAACTTGAAAAATCCATTGCCATTTATCTAGACGGTACATATCAGACGATACGGCTTATGAATCAACAAGGATCATTTGCCACGCTTCAGGGACCAGTTTTTAAGCAAGCACCCGAATACTGGATGATGGTAGCAGATAACTGTTCAGATTCAGATAATCCAACAACCAGATTACGTATTTTAAAATTTCTTTTATCAGGATTTTGCATGTTTGTTCAGGAGATTCCCGGACATCCGGTTGGTATGCCATTTCCGGGTGGGGATAAGGTAGAGATCATCGATGGAGTGTATTACTGCCCTGTCCGGACGAAAACACATGATGTAGATGCTGCCCTCTGTCCTTTTTGTCCGGCAGAACAAACACCCGAGATTGGATACTTAAAACCTCCAATAAAAGGAAGCAAACATCGAAAACAGGAATATATCAAAAACATATATGATTATCACCATTTTAATGGATGA
- a CDS encoding class I SAM-dependent methyltransferase gives MLFLSDLEKNLWKNYGQNILTNDEFPDKYRTKIRSSLLSAFYYYIGTLLAKSGQYDRTSEWLHAGTLCEEAGLYSSTYLLGFLKRHNGMMIKPAVAFEDPRPFIHFSTVPIMEQARTHLIRFFADSLPEYDKPIRFMDIGCGDGALTVRFLEHLVNSKKIPGLSEILLIDSSPAMISIAEEKVSKAFPDVLIKADHAKIQNFSIYLHQHYDIAMSSLAYHHMPVEDKQVHLSKLKPWIDHFLLFEMDANNDTPDMNSPELALSVYQSYGRIMDFVFSYDAPVEVVISCIDSFLMTELVSLMSEPRGVRTDYHMLRSQWHDLFKKSLGSEFTLRSDCTCYADEYLGLFTLHYGRG, from the coding sequence ATGTTGTTTTTATCAGACCTGGAAAAAAACCTTTGGAAGAATTACGGACAAAATATACTAACGAACGATGAATTTCCTGATAAATATCGGACAAAAATACGATCCAGCCTTTTGTCAGCATTTTATTATTATATTGGGACTCTCCTCGCAAAATCCGGGCAGTATGACCGTACGAGTGAATGGCTACATGCAGGAACATTATGTGAAGAAGCAGGTTTGTATTCATCAACCTATTTGCTTGGATTTTTAAAAAGGCATAATGGAATGATGATAAAACCCGCTGTAGCATTCGAGGATCCCCGTCCATTTATCCATTTTTCAACGGTGCCCATAATGGAACAGGCCAGAACGCATCTGATCAGGTTTTTTGCTGATTCATTGCCAGAATATGATAAACCAATTCGGTTTATGGATATTGGATGCGGGGATGGGGCATTAACTGTCAGGTTCTTAGAGCATTTAGTAAATTCAAAAAAAATTCCTGGTTTATCAGAGATTTTGTTAATTGACTCCTCACCAGCAATGATCTCCATAGCGGAAGAAAAGGTTTCCAAAGCATTTCCTGATGTTCTGATAAAAGCAGACCATGCAAAAATCCAGAATTTTTCAATATATCTCCATCAACATTATGATATTGCGATGAGTTCACTTGCCTATCATCATATGCCGGTTGAGGATAAACAAGTTCATTTATCCAAGCTCAAACCATGGATTGATCATTTCCTTCTCTTTGAGATGGATGCAAATAACGATACACCTGACATGAACTCACCGGAACTTGCATTATCTGTATATCAGTCATATGGTCGCATAATGGATTTTGTATTTTCATATGACGCTCCAGTTGAGGTCGTGATCAGTTGCATTGATTCGTTTCTGATGACTGAACTTGTTTCACTCATGTCTGAACCACGTGGTGTCAGGACAGATTATCACATGCTCCGATCTCAATGGCATGATTTATTTAAAAAATCTCTGGGCTCTGAGTTTACGCTCCGGTCTGATTGTACCTGCTATGCTGATGAATATCTCGGACTTTTTACTCTCCATTACGGCAGGGGGTAG
- a CDS encoding glycosyltransferase, which produces MISVVIPAFNEEKRIERSLIALSNQTVPRDQYELIVVDGGSHDKTCQIAQDYADLVFVQESERVAGARNDGFLRSRHGLVATTDADSIVAPNWIEQAIGSFSDPDVVLSFGPVTPIERNDVNRRYSLLFNGLIKFGAHSRLYYYTLGCNTAFRKDALLKAGMYRIMDAGDDLEIAVRMRKMGKVQFAPDMKVGFDFRRYHEFGFWNTIYEWYYIVLQGGISDKYSYTRREYQDDEEHVQV; this is translated from the coding sequence ATGATATCCGTTGTTATTCCAGCATTTAATGAAGAAAAAAGAATAGAACGAAGTCTTATTGCCTTGTCAAACCAGACCGTCCCTCGTGATCAGTACGAACTGATTGTTGTTGATGGTGGTTCTCATGACAAAACTTGTCAAATAGCTCAGGATTATGCAGACCTCGTCTTTGTTCAGGAGTCTGAACGCGTGGCCGGAGCGAGAAATGATGGTTTTCTACGCTCACGTCATGGGCTGGTTGCAACAACCGATGCAGATAGTATTGTTGCACCAAACTGGATTGAACAGGCAATTGGTTCATTTTCTGATCCAGATGTTGTCCTATCCTTTGGACCGGTGACACCGATTGAACGGAATGATGTAAACCGACGGTATTCCCTGTTATTCAATGGCCTCATTAAATTCGGTGCCCATTCACGACTTTATTATTACACACTTGGATGTAATACTGCATTTCGAAAGGATGCTCTTCTGAAAGCCGGGATGTACCGGATCATGGATGCTGGAGATGATCTTGAGATTGCAGTCAGGATGCGAAAGATGGGGAAGGTTCAATTCGCTCCAGATATGAAGGTTGGTTTTGATTTCAGAAGGTATCATGAGTTTGGATTCTGGAATACCATATATGAATGGTATTACATAGTCCTCCAGGGAGGAATATCTGATAAGTATTCCTATACCCGCCGTGAGTACCAAGATGATGAGGAGCATGTCCAAGTCTAA
- a CDS encoding lysylphosphatidylglycerol synthase transmembrane domain-containing protein, with protein MKLSSRGLFAISMLFSFSVIIVVFGATFTEETIGYILSFNILFLILAIGFRILALILWGIRIVLMSRSLGYQVGFFYSLNMVLAGLLAGTITPGQAGGEPVRVHELYRAGVKVGDATAVVIMERVLDGIILTVMGIVIMLMTKEIWSTFSTSLIILIIVAWVFLLSFLFIPFLAIRYPIKMKCLILRLISWITNKLSKTRFSTSRICACADTEIDNFFTCFNRFAGPARWGLIAGGVATGLFWITEFIVASVILMGLGLDPSIILSFLFQILIAIIMMIPTTPGSSGITELSTSSLYALIVPAAMLGIFVLLWRFVTFYLNIILGTIAGMFIVHREIATRSENPEKE; from the coding sequence GTGAAACTTTCATCACGTGGGCTTTTTGCAATCTCAATGCTATTTAGTTTCTCGGTTATAATTGTGGTATTTGGAGCCACATTTACCGAAGAGACAATTGGATATATCCTCTCCTTTAACATTCTCTTTCTGATTCTGGCCATAGGATTTCGGATCCTGGCCCTTATCCTCTGGGGTATCCGTATAGTGCTCATGTCGCGGTCACTTGGTTATCAGGTTGGATTTTTTTATTCTTTGAACATGGTTCTTGCAGGATTATTAGCTGGCACAATAACACCAGGCCAGGCAGGGGGTGAGCCGGTAAGGGTTCATGAATTGTACCGGGCAGGAGTGAAAGTGGGAGATGCAACAGCGGTTGTGATTATGGAACGGGTTCTTGATGGAATCATACTGACCGTGATGGGCATTGTCATTATGCTGATGACAAAGGAGATCTGGAGCACCTTTAGCACAAGCCTGATCATCCTTATCATCGTCGCCTGGGTGTTTCTTCTAAGTTTTCTTTTTATTCCCTTCCTTGCGATCCGGTACCCTATTAAAATGAAGTGCCTTATACTCCGGCTCATTTCATGGATTACCAATAAACTATCAAAGACCCGTTTTTCTACCTCCCGGATATGTGCTTGTGCTGATACAGAAATTGACAATTTTTTTACCTGTTTTAACCGGTTTGCAGGTCCGGCACGGTGGGGTCTCATTGCAGGCGGGGTAGCAACTGGATTATTCTGGATTACTGAATTCATTGTTGCATCAGTCATACTGATGGGACTCGGACTTGATCCATCCATCATCCTATCATTCTTATTTCAGATCCTGATCGCAATTATTATGATGATTCCAACAACTCCAGGATCATCTGGAATAACGGAATTATCAACATCGTCACTATATGCTCTAATCGTTCCGGCTGCAATGCTTGGAATATTTGTCCTTTTATGGCGATTTGTTACATTTTACTTGAATATTATTCTCGGAACTATAGCGGGAATGTTTATCGTCCACCGGGAAATTGCAACCAGATCAGAAAATCCTGAAAAAGAATAA
- a CDS encoding rubredoxin, giving the protein MSKWYCPRCGFMYNEAVGDENLKIPPKTLFSSFDSSWVCPRCQTPKELFVEVMA; this is encoded by the coding sequence ATGTCAAAATGGTACTGCCCCCGTTGTGGATTTATGTATAATGAAGCGGTCGGAGATGAAAATCTAAAAATTCCTCCAAAAACTCTATTTTCATCATTTGATTCATCCTGGGTTTGCCCACGTTGCCAGACTCCGAAAGAATTATTTGTTGAAGTGATGGCTTAA